The Candidatus Zixiibacteriota bacterium DNA segment GTTCACCCGGTTCCGGAAAAACGACTTTACTCGAAAGAACTATCGAGGCGCTCAATGACCGGATAGGTATCGCGCTCGTGGCGGGCGATGTCCAGACTGAGAACGATGCGGCCAGGCTCGTAAGAGCCGGGGGGAAAATGGTACGTCCCATCGTCACCGGCGGGGCCTGTCATCTCGATGCTCGGATGGTGGCGAAAGCACTCGAAGAAATCGACCTGGCCCAAACAGACCTTCTGTTTATCGAAAACGTCGGTAATCTGGTGTGCCCCTCGAGCTATGACCTGGGAGAAGACATGAAAGTGGTGCTGATAAGTACCACCGAAGGCGATGACAAGCCTCTGAAATATCCCGGTATGTTTCGTCGGTCATCGGTGATGGTCGTCAATAAAACTGATCTGATAGGAAGCTCTGATTTCAATATCGATGTTGTCAGGAAGAACGCCCTGCAGATAAACGGTAAACTTATGATTTTTGAGACATCTTGCCGCACGGGTGAGGGACTCGAAGAATGGTTTGAGTGGCTGGTGAGTGAAGTAGCGGCGAGAAAGGGTTAGTCCCAAGCCGGGTGTCTATCCATGTCTGAAGAACACCACGTCAGAAACACCGAGCATGGCGAGAGATGCCGCCGCCGAATCCGAGTAAACGGGATAGTACAGGGCGTTGGTTTCAGGCCATTCGTGTATAACCTTGCGCGCGAGATTGGCCTGGCCGGCTTTGTGGCCAATGATACCGAAGGGGTCATAATCGAGCTGGAGGGCGCCCGGGAAGAAATAGACATCTTCATCCTGAGACTTCGTGAAAACCCTCCGCCGTTGTCTCATGTGGTTGGCTTTGACTCGAGCGAGGTGACCGTTAAAGGGGATACCGAGTTTACAATCAGTCGCAGCCAGCGGCAGCAGCTTGCCTCGACTCTTATATCTCCGGACATAGCCGTCTGCCACGACTGTCTGAGGGAACTCTTTGACCCCAATGACCGTCGCTATTTATATCCTTTCATAAATTGCACCAACTGCGGCCCGCGTTATACCATTGTCGAAGGTATTCCTTACGATCGTCCGCTGACATCGATGAAGCGTTTTCCGATGTGTCCGGATTGCGACAGAGAATACCATGATCCATCCGATCGCCGTTTCCATGCTCAGCCCAACGCCTGCCCGGTTTGCGGTCCGAAGCTCTTCCTGCGTGACTCGAACGGTGAGGTACATACGTCTGACCCGATAGCATCCGTGGTTGAACAACTCAAGCAAGGGAAGGTTGTCGCCGTTCGCGGCGTTGGTGGGTTTCATCTGGCGGTGGATGCACACGATGAAAGGGCTATCGAGCGTCTTCGGAATCGCAAGGGGAGAGCCGAGAAACCGTTTGCTATGATGGCGCCGGATATTGAAAATATCCGCCGTTACTGCTCTGTGTCTGACGACGAACTGGAACTTCTGACACACCACACCCGGCCGATTGTTCTGCTCAAAAAGCTCGAAGACTGTAGTCTTCCTGATTCCGTTGCCCCCAACAATAAATATTTGGGGTTTATGCTGCCCTACAGTCCGCATCAGTATCTTCTCCTAAGGGACAATTTTGACGTCCTGGTGATGACAAGCGCGAATCTTGCGGAGGAGCCGATAGCTATCGGCAATGATGAGGTGATGGAGCGACTGAACGGTATCGCCGATTTATTCTTGCTTCACGATCGAGAGATAATCCAACGTTGCGACGATTCCATAGCCACCGTCACAGGCGGGTACACGCACATTATTCGACGGGCGCGCGGGTTCGTGCCGGCCCCGGTGTTTGTCGGCGAGAAAACATCTCGCAACATTCTGGCGTGCGGCGGAGAATTGAAAAATACCATAGCGCTCTCACGGGGAGATCAGGTTTTCTTAAGCCAGCATATCGGCGATCTCGATAGTCCGGCGGCGTTCAAGTTTTTCGAGGATTCGATTGAACATCTGGGGAGAATACTGGAGATAACACCTCAGGCGATCGCGTATGATTTACATCCCGAGTACCTGTCCACCAAGTGGGCTATTCGGCAGTCGCTACCTTCGGTGGCGGTGCAGCACCACCACGCGCATCTTGCCGCGGTGATGGCTGATAACGGGGCGAGTGAGCCGACGATAGGGATCATACTGGATGGCACGGGGTACGGGACCGATGGTACCATTTGGGGCGGAGAGGTTCTTATCGGTGATGCTGCCGGGTTCGAACGGCATGCCTGGCTCGAGACGGTAGCAATGCCCGGCGGAACCGCGGCTGTCAGGCAGCCATGGAGGATGGCGATAAGCTATCTTTATCATATCTATGGCTCCGGGCTGCTCGATCTGCGACTGCCAATTCTCGGAAGTGTTGACCGCAAGACAATTGAAATAATTCTACAGATGATTGATAAAAAGGTCAACAGCCCGGCAACATCGAGCTGCGGAAGGCTTTTCGATGGTGTCTCGGCGTTGCTCGGCATTCGCGGCGAGGTCAGTTTCGAAGCGCAGGCGGCTATTGAGCTGGAAATGGCTTCCTGCCGTGATTACCAGCCGCCGTCAATGCGGTTTGAGTCTGCGACAGCTTCCGGGGCGCTCCCCTGGGGAGAGATCGTGCAGGCAATAATCGCCGGGCTGTCGCGGGGTGACGATGTAGCGAAGCTGGCCGGGGAGTTTCAGGTCAATCTGGCCGAATTGTTTGTATCAGCTGCCCAAAACGCGAGGGGAAAATCAGCAATAAATCGAGTAGGTTTAAGTGGCGGTGTCTATCAAAACAGGTATTTTTC contains these protein-coding regions:
- the hypB gene encoding hydrogenase nickel incorporation protein HypB produces the protein MTEKITIETKVLSENDRIAAEIRQKLTEKRILTLNLVSSPGSGKTTLLERTIEALNDRIGIALVAGDVQTENDAARLVRAGGKMVRPIVTGGACHLDARMVAKALEEIDLAQTDLLFIENVGNLVCPSSYDLGEDMKVVLISTTEGDDKPLKYPGMFRRSSVMVVNKTDLIGSSDFNIDVVRKNALQINGKLMIFETSCRTGEGLEEWFEWLVSEVAARKG
- the hypF gene encoding carbamoyltransferase HypF, which codes for MSEEHHVRNTEHGERCRRRIRVNGIVQGVGFRPFVYNLAREIGLAGFVANDTEGVIIELEGAREEIDIFILRLRENPPPLSHVVGFDSSEVTVKGDTEFTISRSQRQQLASTLISPDIAVCHDCLRELFDPNDRRYLYPFINCTNCGPRYTIVEGIPYDRPLTSMKRFPMCPDCDREYHDPSDRRFHAQPNACPVCGPKLFLRDSNGEVHTSDPIASVVEQLKQGKVVAVRGVGGFHLAVDAHDERAIERLRNRKGRAEKPFAMMAPDIENIRRYCSVSDDELELLTHHTRPIVLLKKLEDCSLPDSVAPNNKYLGFMLPYSPHQYLLLRDNFDVLVMTSANLAEEPIAIGNDEVMERLNGIADLFLLHDREIIQRCDDSIATVTGGYTHIIRRARGFVPAPVFVGEKTSRNILACGGELKNTIALSRGDQVFLSQHIGDLDSPAAFKFFEDSIEHLGRILEITPQAIAYDLHPEYLSTKWAIRQSLPSVAVQHHHAHLAAVMADNGASEPTIGIILDGTGYGTDGTIWGGEVLIGDAAGFERHAWLETVAMPGGTAAVRQPWRMAISYLYHIYGSGLLDLRLPILGSVDRKTIEIILQMIDKKVNSPATSSCGRLFDGVSALLGIRGEVSFEAQAAIELEMASCRDYQPPSMRFESATASGALPWGEIVQAIIAGLSRGDDVAKLAGEFQVNLAELFVSAAQNARGKSAINRVGLSGGVYQNRYFSEYLVRRLADEKFDILRHRQVPTNDGGLALGQVVASDAMLRRGNEAK